One window from the genome of Cryptomeria japonica chromosome 6, Sugi_1.0, whole genome shotgun sequence encodes:
- the LOC131057590 gene encoding uncharacterized protein LOC131057590: MSSIYTIITFMHPQLFPESNFHRRNFSSLLLFVGEKMQSSKWQGSMEISVSAPLEGVWKIMSDYYELQKWFPGMVTCKRVDGAPEQGLGCVRYCTGPSPSNPQGSDSFAQEELVAFDSVNHSFTYLVTDTNIPGFHGYQATFQVSETGEEGKTLVNWHFELDPVAGLTKEGVQSFLSSILTGMAKNLEQLSSSQ, translated from the coding sequence ATGTCGTCCATCTATACAATCATCACATTTATGCATCCCCAACTCTTCCCAGAATCAAATTTTCACAGAAGGAATTTCTCCAGTCTGCTTCTGTTTGTGGGGGAGAAAATGCAGAGCTCAAAATGGCAGGGCTCTATGGAAATCAGTGTCTCGGCTCCTCTGGAGGGCGTGTGGAAGATAATGAGTGACTACTATGAGCTCCAAAAGTGGTTTCCGGGCATGGTAACGTGCAAAAGAGTGGATGGAGCGCCTGAACAGGGCCTGGGCTGTGTGCGCTACTGTACTGGCCCCTCGCCCTCAAATCCACAGGGCAGCGATTCTTTTGCCCAGGAGGAGCTCGTTGCTTTCGACTCTGTCAACCATTCTTTTACATATCTTGTTACAGATACCAACATTCCGGGCTTTCATGGCTACCAGGCCACCTTTCAGGTTTCTGAAACAGGGGAAGAGGGCAAAACTTTGGTGAATTGGCATTTCGAGCTCGATCCGGTGGCCGGGCTTACCAAAGAGGGCGTTCAGAGCTTTTTGAGCTCCATTCTCACTGGCATGGCCAAGAATCTGGAACAGCTCTCTTCTTCACAGTAA